GCAATTcgtaataattacaattttttcatcattttgcatttttttaacctgAGCTAAGATGCAGATACTCAAGACTTACTTCATATGGTTTTGCAATCACTACATCACCAACTtctctggaaagaaaaaaaaaggaatacatttatattattatattatgccaACTTAAATATCAGCTTATAAAGTATCATTTACATTGATCAATTCTCACCAGGTGGGTGGGGTTACTAGCACCAGCAATTAGTGTCGGTTAACGCTATTCACATGTGTCAAGCAAACCTTAAAGATTTGCATTAAAGCAAATACCGGGCAGTAGCTGTGTTTTTATTAGTTAGTAGAGATTAACATAGAGCATGTGAcatagccttaaaggggtggttcacttttaaattaacttttagtatgttatagaacgaccaattctaagcaactttttaattgggttttcattacttattttttatagttttatagttatttgtctttcttctgattctttgcagctttcaaacgggcgttgccgtccccttctaaaaatacaaatgctctgtaaagctacaaatgtattgatattgctactttttattactgatcattCTATTTATactctctcatattcatatttgggtctcttattcaaatcaatgcatggttgctagggtaatttgggccctagttaccagactgcttaaaatgcaaattgaagagctgttgaataaaaagcttaataactcaaaaaccttcaataaaaaaaaaaaacaattgcaaattatctcagaatatcattctctacatcatacttaaagttatctgaaaggtgaacaaaccctttaaggctGACTTCACATTGTAATAGCGTTATTGTCTGTGCGAAAGTTAAAGGAGTACAGTTCCAGTCCTTTTTCCTAAATCTATTCTGTAAAGTATAATTACTGCATGTAATTCACTTTCATTTATCAATCTTTATCTCTTTTAGGGAGCACTCATTTCTGATACTTACAGCGATTTGGCCTCCTTTTCTGAGAAGACACGAAGGCAGAAGTCGCCATTTTTAAAGGGCTCAAAGGTGGATGGCACAATCAGATAATCCCCGACCGGTAGGTGTAAGCGGTTGGACACCTCCCGTACGTTGATATAGGTGTCAGATCGAGCGGCCGTTGGAGTCTTTTGCAAGAAGTCCCTGCCGAGGTGGGCATCTGTATGGTCCTGAAGCTGTATTgatataaaacacaaacaaagGCATGTGAAGAGTATAAAAACTtatacaaaaataacattttaactcAAGGAATGGTTTCTTATGGATTAATATTTGATGTTACTTTAAATAATGTGAAATGCAGGTATTAAAAAATCCTTTGCTTGGCCAAGGTCTATGTAAATAtgaacttttaaaggagacaatttgtataaaaaaagaatgtacagcgttatactcatttagatatagaagaattgtgcttaaaaaagtagtgtttcaggctgatttattgaatatttctgcaaaacacCCTAATATTCCCTcacttctcttccacttcctgtttcctcaattcccaggctgtgcaggggaaccagcagctcactgcactgtaggacaggaaccaatcagcagctagcaggacctgatagggaactgaagcctgtctgtgcttgtgtgactgcagggctgtgattggctgtccccctcctactgtgattctggcagggaccattaggatatgcccacccctcatttgaaacatagaTAGGGACCAGAGAATATCTATatggagctctaataaaggggctacttttaaataatattaatttttttaacaccatgtaaaagcaacaccatatattactcattatTGTatacaaaatttgtgttttttcatttatgctatatgtctccttaaATGACAGTGAATGGTGTGTTCTTCCCATGTGACATCAAGAAGGCAGTACCTGATCAGGGatctgaaaaacagaaaaacatcaacaattaacagaatcagccaaaCCCCACTACTCCAGAGAAACAAGCAGATTCTGACTAGATGATGCGTTGCTtatgctgcatatatatatactgtatatatatattagggatgcagccaaatcggccaaatccccgaatcctagatgaaagattcggccaaataccgaaccgaatctgaatactaatttgcatatgcaaattaggggcagagaaggagaaagtggaaaaaaatcttcttttgcaacgaaaagtcacatgatttccctaccagcccctaatttacatatgcaaattaggattcggttcagccaggcacaaggattcggacaAATTCTGTCCGAATCCCGgaccgaaacctggattcggtgcatccctaatatatatataatacaaatgctgagcattaaaataaaaaagtactaacCTTAAAGAGTGAGTAGCCAATGCTGAGCAAGTCCTcccccatcttcttctttcttctgcgGTTCTTCTGCATCAATCCCACAATGACGGTACAGCACGGCTCATTGTTCGTCCCCTGATGATCATCATCTGGCTCGTCCAGTTTAATGCGAAATTGCGGGTTGGTCCAAAATGTTGCTGTGTATGTAGAAGAACAGAGAGGCTTTCATTGTAAGATGCTACAGATGAGAAACAAGAACCTCTGGTCTGGTTTCAGCTCCAACTATATTAGTACTTTAACATTAACAACTTGAACAACATTAAAAAAGACGGTTTACACTGATATCCACCATCAATAGTCCATTTAACAAAGCAAAAACCAAGTGGAATGACCTTATTCCTGCTCTAGATGATGATATGTGGGAAGATGCAATGGGGGAACTATACAACTTTTTAATCTCTACAAAAGATAGGATGGTACAATTCCGTATCATACATTGTACGTATATTACTCCAATCAGGCTCAAAGCCATGGGCAAAAGTCCCAATGGAAACTGTCCCAAATGCCAGCACCCGGACGCTGATTTTTTTCACTTGCTTTGGTCGTGCCCCCTGCTACAAAGATTTTGGGCCAAGGTAATAGCCTACCTGACTAATGAAATTCTGCTTCCTGGAGCACTAACACCAGAGGTGTGCCTACTGGGACTGGTGGAAGAATTGGCACCTCTGAATAAAACAAGGTATTTACTAAAAACCCTTCTATTTTACGCCAAAAAGCAGATTGCCATGACATGGATGAGCCCACAACCCCCCACAGTAAAGCAATGGGTCAAACTGGTCAATAACAGGCTCCCGATGATAAAACTAACATACATAGCCAGACAGTGCCCGGAAAAGTTTGGGAAAATCTGGGAACCCTGGTTAGAGCTCTGTCCCGAAGTAGACCCAGAATCTCAATAAATGCAAGAATATATATGTACTATAACTATTGCTTTTTCAGTCATTTAAATCCTTTATAAGCACGCTCAAATCCTGTGAAAATTAGAAGTAACAGGTACTACTCTCATCAGCCTACTACTTAGCAGACCCTATGCTCCAAATGTGAACCTGAATGTCTTAATCTGATATGTTGTGGTCCTGCGTGACCAACTGCACTTTTCATCTTCAATGCCTACATTGTCTGTAATTAATatgttgtttgtttcaaaacgcaaaataaaaacctttaaaaaaagacgGTTTGACCAGTTTTCCCCACTGCGACATGTCCAGGTCAGTAACCAACCTGCGAGTGCACTTGTGCAACTGTAAACAAGATATCTGATCTCATGTCAGATGGAAACCTGCCTAAACATTGCCCCATTTTTGATCATGGAATGTATGGGAAAGTCATCATCAGCTGGAGACCACTTTTCCTCAGCCATGGAAATTCTTGCCCTGTGAGGTAGTTGATGTTGTAGGAGCTAAGTCAAGGAACATTAATGTTGTTCATTTCCTCTATTATGGAAATTACTTCTGTCTCCAAACCTGATGACCTGTAGCACAGTTCACACTTGAAATAGTATCTGCTGCATCTGTTGCACCTCGGTTTCATCAGCAGCAACCAAAGGTCGATCATGCCTCATTACCTCTGTATGAATTTTTGAAACATCTAAAATGGTGAATTCTAGCTAGAATCATCGTTCCAGATGAGGGTTGTTAGTATTTAACCAATAAGAGTAATTGCCGTGCATCGAATTACCTGGGTAATTTTGGCAGCCTCCGGCAGTAGACCCCCGTGCCCAGCTCCCGGTGTACAATGTTATGTTCCATTTATGTTGGTCGTTGCTGGTGAGGGTGTCAGGAGACAGGTTACAGATCTCCAGACGGGAATACTCTCTGAGAAAGTCTGAAAACGCCATCCTGCGCACAAAGACAGAGTATTCAGAGCAACGGGACTTGGCACCAACACTACCTCtgagtgacgtcacaaaagataacaccattactATATAGGAGGTTGTTGCCTGTACTTACCAAAATTCCCCATCCTCAGATTTTTTATCCAGAACAGCTTTTACTTTTGGATCAACATAATTCCATTCTGGAGCCCTGTGAATAAAGTCAAGGATTGGAAGCAACTGATACATATGACAATGATGGTTATATGGCAGCTGAAACAAGACAAATTTCGGGATATCCTACTGAACTGTATTATATGAGTTGGCCATGCACTTTAATAGCCAGTTGCACAGATTCACTCTCCTGACCAATAGATGGGATGAGGGAATCAAAACAGACGCAGGAGAAAGGTGTAGCCCCTGTCACTTCCACCTTCCCCAGTGGCAAAATATGCACCAAAATGAGGCATCACCATGGAACCTCTGTCCAGACCACTGTGCTATACTCACTCATCACTCCAAGGTCCAGTCCATTCTACCTCACCCCAGGGATTTCTCACTCGGATCAACTTCTCCTGGCGACCTCTGTACAACACCTGTGAGCCAATGACATTTGGGTTTTTTAGCATTCTGACCAATAAGAACCAGCCATCTGATGAAAGGACAATGTTACCCATTGAGCTTACCTCCTCAGCACCAGTGACAGAATAGGCGTGCCCTTTAACCAGCTTTCTGCTTGTGATGGCTTCAGTATCATAGGCGTTTGTAATCTACATGATAAACAGGAGAAAGTAGCGTAAAGAAAAGCAGGAAAGCTCATGGAAGGACAGTGAGAGAGTTTAAAAGGTAGCTTGTCTTAACATTAAGCACTTTTATGTATACTTGGGTTTGGAGTGTGCTGTGAATTGTGCAATGCAGCCGGGtgcacttttctttttaaaaacccaCCCAATGGCAAGAAATGATATAAAATCACATTCTGATCGCAGAATAATCACAGACCAATGTGACTTGCGTGCAACTGCCATATAACAGATCTGCAACCTACAATTCAATCAAACACACAAGGGCAGGGTTCTTCATATTCTGCATGATTTTTTACCTTGATGTCTATGAacgttttcattcatccaggtcatggccaTGTCATAATATTTCTAATAGAAGTAAAACTAGAGCAGTTGGGCTTGccgagtaattattgaagacatttaACTGCTCATCCGAGCTTCTACAGTTTTAACACTGATTTTTGCCGAGGGAGTGCTGGACTCACATTGGGTCACAAAATGGAGTTTGAACTTCAATATCTTGGAAACCTCTGCCATGAGGAGCCTTCCTGACAGCTTCATCCATGTATAATTATCCCCGCACAATAAAATACTTGAGGCCTACTGACCAGTGACCATAGTTAAGACCAACTCACATCAATAGAGCAGCCAAGCAGTGATTCAGCCTTAAGGGCTTTCTGGATGATCTGGAATAAATTAGGTGGAGCCTGGTTCAGTTCATACACCTCAGCGATACCTCCGGTAAAGTCTTCAAATCCCTCTATGGTAGAACCGCCAGTCAGAGCCTCGTAGGAGCCGTTCAACCTGTACATCAGAATGGACACAAATAAAAGCCAAACCATACCCTGTGTATAATGGAAAGACATGAATGGGACAATGGCAATGATCAGCTTCAAGTCCGCTCTGCAATttagactttaaagggattctgtcatgatttttatggtttaatttttatttcttaattacactgtttacattgcaaataattcactctgccatttaaaattgtattcttgcaCCAACAAGTGTAATGTTGGTATAGAggagccatctcagtgcattgtgcccgATTCTGAGCtctgagaaggagccagcacttcaggatggaactgctttgagacagctattgctTCTCCCCTTACAATTGTATTATACCACAACCTGGGTCAAGGGAGCATTGCTAAAAGTGTTCCCTGCTTttgtgctattctcatgtctaccactaggtggggctaggAAACACTTTTAGCAATGCTCCAACGACCTAGGTTGTGGTAtgatacaatgggaaggggagaagcaaacaaatccttcagcagaggggagggaaaggaggtgggtgatatcactcaacttgcagtgtagcaagggcagagacacactggaagattcggggagatttagttgcccggtgactaatcgcctcttcttccggacgactaatccccccgaaaaGCCGGCGGTATTGCACtctgagagctttgttttccgaagtctcccgaaaTTTCCTCGTCACTtcagatttagattctagccggtgggaaggcttttcaggagGATTAGTCgtcgcagaagaggtgattagtcaatGGGCgataaaatctccccgaatctttccatgtgtctctgccctaaagagtgactgaagtttatcaaagctaaatcacatgacctgagggcacttgggaaactgacaatgtgtctagccccatgccaaatttcaaaattaaatataaccaaatctgtttgttcttggatttcagtgcagaattttactggagcagcattattaactaatgagttttggggaaaaacatgttttcccatgacagaccCTTTAACGTATCAACAAAATATATGTCACTTCTTTCACACAGCACATAATCAACTCATTTTTGTCCCTTTTAGTTACTGCCCGTCCTCTATGAAGCTGTTACTATGAGATGGAAAGGAAGTAACCTGGATGCAGAAGAACATAGTGGTTGAGATTGAGAAGAGATACTGTTTACTGTCCTGAGGTTGATTAAAGCTGTATGCATACTTAATAGAAAGTGATTCAAGGGAGTAGGCAAGACAGAAAATCAAATATACCCCATTCTTTGTTTTGTATAAACTGTAGGGTTCTCCCTTAGTGGGATTCCAGTTGGATCTGGATGGTGGTACTTACTTTGCGTAGGCCTTTTCGAGCAGAGCACTCCAGAACTCATCCCCTTCTGCTGAGTGGACAAAAACCAGTTTCCCATTCTTTGTCGGCAGCCGGTCATCCACCACCACATCCACCCACTCTCCATACTGCCAGAACTGGGGGAAACAGAATATACAGTTTCAGACCTCAATACTGAAGGAAGCTCAATTGATTTGTGCTCCTGGGGTATTATTATTGAGAGTGGGGTATTATTATTGAGAGTGTGGCATAAATTTGGttgcttttttatattcagatgttGGGAAATATGCACGTGGCCCCTGTGATGCTGAGAAACAAAGCCAGTTGCCTTTTCTGTCAAACCCAAAATATTTTCCTATAATATCTAAGACGTGCAATGTTCCCTTCCTTATATAATATTATCGAAGGACCAGGGTCATTCCTTTACCCGGAAGTGGAAGATTCCAGCGTAGTCTTTCTGGAAACTTTGATTCTCTGGAACCACCTGAGCTACAAGATCCGGCTCCAGTGTAAGAGATGCGATGGCAGCCAGAAGCCAGCAATCCCctgcacataaaaaaattaattataataaaagacACTTTGATGGTGCTGAGGACATTTATCTCTGTATATGAGCTTGTTTAAGTGGCACACTGTCTATATGGTTTATTTTTGGACCTTTGGCACCCTAAGGACCAGATTCCAGTTTATATTTCATCCAGAGAAGCAATAACAGAAAGCAACTTGTGCTCAGTGGAATCCTGTACTTAGCACTTTCCCTAGGGACTTGTGTGACCACCTTGTGACTATACACAGATAAGCGGTGTCCACACCTACATCCCACCCACAACCTGCCCCTTGAACACCAGGTCACCATTCattcatagggatgtagcgaacgtcggaaaaaaagttcgcgaacatattcgcgaacttgcgcaaaaatgcgagcggttcgcgaacggttcgcgaaccccatagacttcaatgggaaggcgaactttaacatctagaaaagacatttctggccagaaaaatgattttaaagttgtttaaagggtgcaacgacctggacagtggcatgccagaggggatcaagggcaaaaatgtatctgaaaaatctgcctgtgtgtgcttggaagagatagtgtagggggagagctgttagtgatttcagggacagatgatagtaagcttgctggctagtaatctgcttgatactgctctgtattggaggacagaagtctgcagggatttgagggacattttagcttaggtagctttgctggctagtaatctactgttctctttaaacaactgccatacgttgaccttgtaggcattgtttgcccagtttttttggacgcagccactgaagcacagttgccagaaaaaatatgccatataaatgctgaaaatagtaatttttcgccatacgttgaccttgtagacattgtttgcccagttttttggacgcagccactgaagcacagttgccagaaaaattatgccatataaatgctgaaaatataaatttttttggttgcagccactgaagcacagaggccagaaaaattatgccatataaatgcagaaaatatgcatttttttggtcgcagccactgaagcacagttgccagaataattatgccatataaatgctgaaaatataaatttttttggttgcagccactgaagcacagaggccagaaaaattatgccatataaatgcagaaaatatgcatttttttggtcgcagccactgaagcacagttgccagaaaaaatatgccatataaatgctgaaaatagtcattttttgccatatacgttgagtcaacgtatggcaaaaaattactattttcagcatttatatggcatattttttctggcctctgtgcttcagtggctgcggccaaaaaaactgggcaaacaatgcctacaaggtcaacgtcgttgaccttgtaggcattgtttgcccagtttttttggccgcagccactgaagcacagaggccagaaaaaatatgccatataaatgctgaaaatagtaatttttttggtcgcagccactgaagcacagttgccagaaaaattatgccatataaatgctgaaaatataaatttttttggttgcagccactgaagcacagaggccagaaaaattatgccatataaatgctgaaaatataaatttttttggttgcagccactgaagcacagaggccagaaaaattatgccatataaatgcagaaaatatgcatttttttggtcgcagccactgaagcacagttgccagaaaaattatgccatataaatgcagaaaatatgcatttttttggacgcagccactgaagcacagttgccagaaaaaatatgccatataaatgctgaaaatagtcattttttgccatacgttgaccttgtagacattgtttgcccagtttttttggttgcagccactgaagcacagaggccagaaaaaattaaaccagtagggtttgcaccctagtttgtaacggtggcggagggaggaggaggacgctaaaggacagctgtgtggagtcatgaggcttgaagagaaggacagctgcatagaagtcagaacaagtcttccggcgtgcagtaaccctccgagatccacccctcattcattttaataaaggtcaggtaatcgacacttttgtgacctaggcgagttctcttctcagttacaatccctcctgctgcactgaaggtcctttctgagagcacacttgaggctgggcaagacaagaggttcatggcaaattgtgacagctctggccacagatcaagcctgcgcacccagtagtccaggggttcatcgctcctcagagtgtcgatatctgcagttaatgccaggtagtccgctacctgccggtcgaggcgttctttgagggtggatccagaagggttgtggcgctgccttggacagaaaaacatttgcatgtctgacgttacagactggccaaagggctttgtccttgcaggtgtgctcgtggcaggattactggcacctctgcccctggaatgttgatgagttcctgaagtgacatcacccttaaaagcattgtacaacatgttttgcaggctggtttgtaaatgccgcatcttttcggacttgtggtatgttggtaacatttctgacactttatgcttgtaccgagggtctagtagcgttgcgacccagtacaggtccttctccttaagcctcttgatacgggtccttcaacaggcatgacagcatgaaagaccccattctcacaaggttggatgcagagctatccatctccgcttcctcattatcaaggactgcatcatccacggtctcctccccccagccacgtacaagaccaggggtcccaaaaggtcaccactagccccctgggaagcctgctcctgttggtcctcctcctcctcctccacaaagccaccttcctcctctgactccacttctggcacctctccctgcgttgcagcaggtgcctgggttcgttctggtgattccgaccagaaatcgtgcgcttccagctcctcgtcacgctggtctacagcctcatctgtcactcgtcgcacggcacgctccaggaagaaagcgaagggtattaggtcgctgatggtgccttcggtgcgactgaccatatttgtcacctcttcaaaaggtcgcatgagcctgcaggcatcgcgcataagcacccagtaacgggggaaaaaaatccccagctgtgcagatccagtcctaccacccagttcaaaaaggtactcgttgacggccctttgttgttgcagcagacgttccaacataaggagcgttgaattccagcgagtctggctgtcagaaatcaaacgcctgactggcatgttgtagcgctgctgaatgtcagcaaggcgtgccatggctgtgtaggaacgtctgaaatgggccgacacctttctggactgggtgagaacgtcctggaatcctgggtacttggagacaaaacgttggactattaaatttaacacatgtgccatgcagggcacatgtgttaaattgcctagtctcaacgctgccaacagattgcttccattgtcacacaccacttttccgatctgcagttggtgtgggtcagccaccgatcggcctgtgactgcagagatgacaggagtacagatccggtatggtttttgctttccaggcacgtcatccccaagacagcgtgacaacggcgtacctggcacgtcgaatagcctagggggagctggggtgcacaggtgtggaggaggagaaggaggacccagcagcagagtaagaagaagaagaagacgaggtagagagcgatggaggagtagaggtggtggcagaaccgcgtgcaatccgtggcggtgacaccaactccactgttgttgttgagctacccattccctgcttcccagccattaccaagttcacccagtgggcagtgtaggtgacatacctgccctgaccatgcttggagaccatgcgtcagtagtcatatggacctttggcccaacactaagtgacagagatgcggtaacttggctctgcacatgttggtacaggtgtggtattccctttttagaaaaaaaattgcggctgggtaccttccactgcggtgtcccaattgctacaaatttgcggaaggcctcagagtccaccagctggtatggtaaaagctggcgggctaagagtgcagacaagccagctgtcagacgccg
The genomic region above belongs to Xenopus laevis strain J_2021 chromosome 5L, Xenopus_laevis_v10.1, whole genome shotgun sequence and contains:
- the capn8.1.L gene encoding calpain 8 gene 1 L homeolog isoform X2, whose amino-acid sequence is MEETYGIMAGVAARLVKNRAVADGLGTNKNPVKYLNQDFEQLRAQCLASGTLFKDEEFPACPSALGYNELGPSSPKTQGVMWKRPSEICPNPQFIVDGATRGDIRQGALGDCWLLAAIASLTLEPDLVAQVVPENQSFQKDYAGIFHFRFWQYGEWVDVVVDDRLPTKNGKLVFVHSAEGDEFWSALLEKAYAKLNGSYEALTGGSTIEGFEDFTGGIAEVYELNQAPPNLFQIIQKALKAESLLGCSIDITNAYDTEAITSRKLVKGHAYSVTGAEEVLYRGRQEKLIRVRNPWGEVEWTGPWSDEAPEWNYVDPKVKAVLDKKSEDGEFWMAFSDFLREYSRLEICNLSPDTLTSNDQHKWNITLYTGSWARGSTAGGCQNYPATFWTNPQFRIKLDEPDDDHQGTNNEPCCTVIVGLMQKNRRRKKKMGEDLLSIGYSLFKLQDHTDAHLGRDFLQKTPTAARSDTYINVREVSNRLHLPVGDYLIVPSTFEPFKNGDFCLRVFSEKEAKSLEVGDVVIAKPYEPQISNKDVPDDFKNIFDKLAGDKEEVDARELQTILNKLISKRPDLRSNGFTLNTCREMISLQDMDGTATLSLLEFRILWMKIQKYLAIYLKADSDRSGTMDSHELRTALQEAGFTLNNKIHESIVQRYASNDLALNFDGFIACMMRLETLFKMFQMLDKSKRGVVELSLQEWLCATLV
- the capn8.1.L gene encoding calpain 8 gene 1 L homeolog (The RefSeq protein has 8 substitutions compared to this genomic sequence), with the translated sequence MSRSAAVIAKDRTLADGGGTKRNPEKYLDQEFEKLRAQCLASGALYKDEEFPACPSALGYNELRPGSYKTSGVIWKRPTEICPNPQFIVDGATRGDIRQGALGDCWLLAAIASLTLEPDLVAQVVPENQSFQKNYAGIFHFRFWQYGEWVDVVVDDRLPTKNGKLVFVHSAEGDEFWSALLEKAYAKLNGSYEALTGGSTIEGFEDFTGGIAEVYELKKAPPNLFQIIQKALKAESLLGCSIDITNAYDTEAITSRKLVKGHAYSVTGAEEVLYRGRQEKLIRVRNPWGEVEWTGPWSDEAPEWNYVDPKVKAVLDKKSEDGEFWMAFSDFLREYSRLEICNLSPDTLTSNHQHKWNITLYTGSWARGSTAGGCQNYPATFWTNPQFRIKLDEPDDDHQGTNNEPCCTVIVGLMQKNRRRKKKMGEDLLSIGYSLFKIPDQLQDHTDAHLGRDFLQKTPTAARSDTYINVREVSNRFHLPVGDYLIVPSTFEPFKNGDFCLRVFSEKEAKSLEVGDVVIAKPYEPQISNKDVPDDFKNIFDKLAGDKEEVDARELQTILNKLISKRPDLRSNGFTLNTCREMISLQDMDGTATLSLLEFRILWMKIQKYLAIYLKADSDRSGIMDSHELRTALQEAGFTLNNKIHESIVQRYASNDLALNFDGFIACMMRLETLFKMFQMLDKSKRGVVELSLQEWLCATLV
- the capn8.1.L gene encoding calpain 8 gene 1 L homeolog isoform X1; amino-acid sequence: MEETYGIMAGVAARLVKNRAVADGLGTNKNPVKYLNQDFEQLRAQCLASGTLFKDEEFPACPSALGYNELGPSSPKTQGVMWKRPSEICPNPQFIVDGATRGDIRQGALGDCWLLAAIASLTLEPDLVAQVVPENQSFQKDYAGIFHFRFWQYGEWVDVVVDDRLPTKNGKLVFVHSAEGDEFWSALLEKAYAKLNGSYEALTGGSTIEGFEDFTGGIAEVYELNQAPPNLFQIIQKALKAESLLGCSIDITNAYDTEAITSRKLVKGHAYSVTGAEEVLYRGRQEKLIRVRNPWGEVEWTGPWSDEAPEWNYVDPKVKAVLDKKSEDGEFWMAFSDFLREYSRLEICNLSPDTLTSNDQHKWNITLYTGSWARGSTAGGCQNYPATFWTNPQFRIKLDEPDDDHQGTNNEPCCTVIVGLMQKNRRRKKKMGEDLLSIGYSLFKIPDQLQDHTDAHLGRDFLQKTPTAARSDTYINVREVSNRLHLPVGDYLIVPSTFEPFKNGDFCLRVFSEKEAKSLEVGDVVIAKPYEPQISNKDVPDDFKNIFDKLAGDKEEVDARELQTILNKLISKRPDLRSNGFTLNTCREMISLQDMDGTATLSLLEFRILWMKIQKYLAIYLKADSDRSGTMDSHELRTALQEAGFTLNNKIHESIVQRYASNDLALNFDGFIACMMRLETLFKMFQMLDKSKRGVVELSLQEWLCATLV